One segment of Rosa chinensis cultivar Old Blush chromosome 6, RchiOBHm-V2, whole genome shotgun sequence DNA contains the following:
- the LOC112170062 gene encoding solute carrier family 25 member 44, with amino-acid sequence MSLSTAEDDSASEIHIPADIDWHMLDKSKFFFLGAALFSGVSAALYPIVVLKTRQQVSPAQISSFKMSYSIMQHEGPRGFYRGFGTSLMGTIPARALYMTALEVTKSNVGTVTVKLGFSDTTAMAIANAAAGLSSAMAAQLVWTPIDVVSQRLMVQGCSYSNKSTIPSASTCSYQYRNGFDAFRKIVGSDGLRGLYRGFGISILTYAPSNAVWWTSYSVAHRLIWGGFGCYMCKKDENGLGNGSPYLKPDCKSMLAVQGLSAGMASGVSALITMPLDTIKTRMQVLDGEENGHRRPLTVMQTVRNLVREGGFGACYRGLGPRWASMAMSATTMVTTYEFLKRMSTKNQGS; translated from the coding sequence ATGAGCTTAAGCACGGCCGAGGACGATTCGGCTTCGGAAATTCATATCCCAGCAGACATAGATTGGCATATGCTTGACAAGTCCAAGTTTTTCTTTCTGGGTGCTGCTTTGTTTTCTGGTGTTTCAGCTGCTCTGTATCCAATTGTGGTCTTAAAGACTCGCCAGCAGGTTTCCCCTGCTCAAATCTCTAGCTTCAAGATGTCGTATTCCATCATGCAGCACGAGGGTCCTAGAGGGTTTTACAGAGGTTTTGGGACCTCTCTGATGGGTACAATTCCAGCTCGAGCTCTCTACATGACAGCTCTTGAAGTTACCAAGAGCAATGTTGGGACTGTGACTGTGAAATTGGGTTTTTCGGATACCACAGCAATGGCTATAGCTAATGCTGCTGCAGGGTTGAGTTCGGCTATGGCTGCGCAGTTGGTTTGGACCCCAATTGATGTTGTGAGCCAGAGACTAATGGTTCAGGGTTGCAGCTACAGCAACAAAAGCACCATCCCCAGTGCGAGTACATGTTCATATCAGTATAGGAATGGTTTTGATGCGTTTAGGAAAATTGTAGGTTCAGATGGGTTGAGAGGATTGTACAGGGGATTTGGGATTTCAATATTAACTTATGCACCGTCTAATGCGGTTTGGTGGACATCTTACTCTGTGGCACACAGACTCATTTGGGGTGGTTTTGGTTGCTACATGTGCAAGAAAGATGAGAATGGCTTAGGCAATGGGTCGCCTTATCTAAAGCCTGATTGCAAGTCAATGTTGGCAGTTCAGGGGTTGAGTGCAGGCATGGCTAGTGGGGTTTCTGCTTTGATTACTATGCCTTTGGACACCATCAAGACAAGGATGCAAGTTTTGGATGGAGAAGAAAATGGTCATAGAAGACCATTAACAGTAATGCAGACTGTGAGAAATTTGGTTAGGGAAGGAGGGTTTGGTGCTTGTTACAGAGGACTAGGGCCAAGGTGGGCTTCAATGGCTATGTCTGCCACGACCATGGTCACTACCTATGAGTTCCTCAAACGGATGTCGACTAAGAACCAGGGGAGCTGA